Proteins encoded in a region of the Raphanus sativus cultivar WK10039 chromosome 8, ASM80110v3, whole genome shotgun sequence genome:
- the LOC130499245 gene encoding uncharacterized protein LOC130499245 isoform X2: MVDFDRVHDMVTDAFVAHDEDEEPNIDAKKFYEMLNAANQPLYSGCREGLSKLSLAARMMNIKTDHNLPESCMNEWADLFKEYLPEDNVSADSYYEIQKLVYSLGLPSEMIDVCIDNCMIYWGNDEKLEECRFCKKPRFKPQGRGRNRVPYQRMWYLPITDRLKRLYQSEQTAGKMRWHAEHTQTDGEMTHPSDARAWKHFNKVYPEFASNIRNVYLGLCTDGFSPFGMSGRQYSLWPVFLTPYNLPPEMCMQRELLFLTILIPGPKHPKRSLDVFLQPLIKELKDLWSTGERTYDCSTKTNFTMRAMLLWTISDFPAYGMLSGWTTHGRLACPYCNGATDAFQLKNGRKTSWFDCHRRFLPIGHPYRRNKTLFRHKRVVRDTPPPYLTGEETEKQLDYYGVLETVPRGGNWHVPPNMPDSYGVHHNWHKKSIFWELPYWKDLLLRHNLDVMHIEKNFFENIMNTILNVPGKTKDNIKSRLDLPDICSRSELHINSNGQVPVPIFRLSSEKKSVLFNWVASEVKFPDGYVSNLSRCVEKGQKFSGMKSHDCHVFMQRLLPFAFAELLPTNVHEALAGIGAFFRDLSTRTLKVEVVEQLQENIPILLCNLEKIFPPGFFDVMEHLAVHLPYEALLRGPVHYGWMYQYERAMKYLKGKAKNLAKVEGSIIAGSLTEETSHFTSYYFASKVRTRKRAPRRYDDGGVAPTYAVAGVPDIFSQIGRLGGKSKEVWWSSEEDAHSAHTYILLNCEDPLIRYFERYNKFEPFILASQADQVSYLPYPRMRESGINWLSVIKVTPRGRIISGEEPPLQEEQINEVEEPEQQIDDILLIDPHNHEYEDLTDDGTDEAVEDEFNENDDVSSDDENVSD, encoded by the exons atggtagattttgatagggttcatgatatggtaactgatgcatttgtagctcatgatgaagatgaagaacctaacatagatgcaaaaaagttttatgaaatgttaaatgcggcgaatcaaccactttacagtggttgtagagaaggtctctctaaattgtcgttggctgctagaatgatgaatattaaaactgatcacaatctaccggaaagttgcatgaatgaatgggcagacttgttcaaagagtatttgccggaagacaatgtgtctgctgattcttattatgagattcagaaactggtgtatagtcttgggttgccttcggagatgatagatgtttgcatcgacaactgcatgatctactggggaaatgatgagaagttagaagaatgtcgattctgcaagaagccacgattcaagccgcaaggacggggacgtaatagggtaccgtaccaaaggatgtggtacctaccaattacagacagattgaaaagattgtaccaatcagagcagactgctggaaagatgagatggcatgccgagcatactcagacggatggtgagatgacacatccatcagatgcaagagcctggaaacattttaacaaagtatatccggaattcgctagcaatatccggaatgtgtatctcggattatgcacagatggatttagtccattcggaatgtcagggagacaatattcattgtggccagtctttcttacgccatacaacctgccaccggagatgtgcatgcaacgggagttgctattcttgaccatattaatacctggtccgaaacatcctaaaaggtcgctggatgttttcctgcaaccactgataaaagagttgaaggatttgtggtcaacaggggagaggacgtatgactgctcaacgaagacgaatttcacgatgcgagcgatgcttttgtggaccataagtgactttcctgcctatgggatgttgtcgggatggactacacatgggagattagcttgtccatattgtaatggagcgacagatgcgtttcaactgaagaatgggaggaagacaagttggttcgattgtcatcgtagatttcttcccattggccatccgtaccgaagaaacaagacattgtttaggcacaaaagggttgtgagagacactcctcctccatatttaactggagaagaaactgaaaagcaactcgattactatggagttttggaaacagttcctcgtggtggtaattggcatgttccccctaatatgcctgattcttacggtgttcatcacaactggcacaagaagagtatattttgggagttgccatattggaaggatcttcttctgcgccacaacctcgatgtgatgcatatagagaagaatttctttgagaacatcatgaatacaatattgaatgtcccggggaagacaaaagacaacataaaatcaaggttagacttgccggatatttgctcaagaagcgagttacatataaacagcaatgggcaagttcctgttccgatattcagattgtcttcagaaaaaaagtcggtgttgttcaactgggtagcatcagaagtgaaattccccgatgggtatgtttcaaatctgtctagatgcgttgaaaagggtcaaaagttctctgggatgaagagtcatgactgtcatgtctttatgcaacgactacttccctttgcttttgcggagctacttcctacaaacgtacatgaagcacttgcag gcattggagcatttttcagggatctgagcacccgcacccttaaagtagaagtcgtggaacagcttcaagagaacattcccatcttattgtgcaacttggagaagatatttcctcctgggttttttgacgtaatggagcatctagctgtccaccttccatatgaggcattgcttcgtggacctgtacattacggatggatgtatcagtatgagcgagccatgaaatatttgaagggaaaagcaaagaaccttgcaaaggttgaaggttctataattgctggaagtttgacggaagaaacttctcacttcacatcgtactactttgcgtcaaaagtacgtactcggaaaagagctccaaggagatatgatgatggtggtgtcgcgccaacatacgcagttgctggtgttccagacatctttagccagattgggcgactgggtggaaaatcaaaagaggtttggtggtcgagtgaagaagacgctcatagtgcacacacctatattctacttaattgtgaggatccattgattcgttattttgaaag gtacaacaaattcgagcctttcatcttagcttcacaagcagatcaagttagctaccttccataccctcggatgagagaatcgggaataaattggttatccgtgatcaaagttacacctcgaggacgaatcataagtggagaagaaccaccattgcaagaagaacagataaatgaagtcgaggaacctgaacaacaaattgatgacattcttctcattgatccgcataatcatgagtatgaagatcttaccgacgatggcacagatgaagctgttgaagacgagtttaatgaaaatgatgatgtttctagtgatgacgaaaatgtatctgattga
- the LOC108838739 gene encoding LOW QUALITY PROTEIN: cationic amino acid transporter 8, vacuolar (The sequence of the model RefSeq protein was modified relative to this genomic sequence to represent the inferred CDS: inserted 1 base in 1 codon) gives MEAEPHDSISDEGNQRRSYWRWRKQDFFPEFSFQSLSSYRSALSATCPRLADRLLARSSDAYEIDAARRESENPMRRCLTWWDLLWLSFGSVVGSGVFVITGQEARIGAGPAVVVSYAISGISALLSVLCYAEFGVEIPVAGGSFSYLRVELGDFIAFIAAGNILLEAIVGAAGLGRSWSSYLASLVKNDSDYFRIRVDSFADGFDLLDPVAVAVLLVANGIAMSGTKRTSWLNLITSVVTVCVIVFIVAVGFTHSKGSNLVPFFPYGAKGVVQSAAVVYWSYTGFDMVANMAEETEKPARDIPIGLVGSMSMITVVYCLMAVALTMMVKYTEIDPNAAYSVAFSQIGMKWAKYLVGICALKGMTTSLLVGSLGQARYTTQIARSHMIPPWFALVHPKTGTPINATLLVTILSAVISFFTSLDVLSSVFSFATLFIFMLVAVALLVRRYYVKDVTPESGLLKFLGFLFLIIASSVGVSALWNAGGRSWIGYAVTGVIWFIGTLGLALLPKYRVPKVWGVPLVPWLPSFSIAMNLFLIGSLGYVAFXRFIICTMVMLLYYVFVGLHATYDVAHQPMEEAKFEEDS, from the exons ATGGAAGCTGAGCCGCATGACTCGATCTCCGACGAGGGAAACCAGCGGAGGAGCTACTGGAGATGGAGAAAGCAAGATTTCTTCCCTGAGTTCTCTTTCCAAAGCCTCTCCTCCTACAGATCCGCTCTCTCCGCCACGTGTCCCCGCCTCGCCGACCGTCTCCTCGCGCGCTCCTCCGACGCCTACGAGATCGACGCCGCCCGCCGCGAAAGCGAGAACCCCATGCGTCGTTGCCTCACGTGGTGGGACCTCCTCTGGCTTAGCTTCGGCTCCGTGGTCGGGTCTGGCGTGTTCGTGATAACGGGCCAAGAGGCCCGTATCGGAGCGGGCCCAGCCGTCGTAGTGTCCTACGCTATCTCCGGAATCTCGGCCTTGCTCTCGGTGCTGTGCTACGCCGAGTTTGGAGTTGAGATTCCCGTCGCTGGAGGCTCTTTCTCGTACCTTAGGGTTGAGTTGGGAGACTTTATCGCGTTTATTGCCGCTGGGAATATTCTTCTCGAGGCTATTGTTGGTGCTGCTGGTCTAGGGAGGTCTTGGTCTTCGTATCTAGCTAGCTTGGTTAAGAACGATTCTGATTATTTTCGGATTAGGGTTGATTCTTTCGCGGATGGGTTTGATCTTCTTGATCCGGTCGCTGTCGCGGTGCTCTTGGTTGCTAACGGTATAGCCATGAGTGGAACAAAGAGAACTTCGTGGCTCAACTTGATTACTTCCGTTGTTACGGTTTGTGTTATAGTGTTCATCGTTGCTGTAGGGTTTACTCATTCTAAAGGCTCGAACTTGGTTCCGTTTTTCCCTTACGGAGCGAAAGGTGTTGTTCAGTCAGCTGCTGTTGTGTACTGGTCCTACACTGGGTTTGATATGGTGGCTAACATGGCTGAGGAGACTGAGAAACCGGCTAGGGATATACCGATTGGTTTGGTTGGGTCTATGTCTATGATCACCGTGGTTTACTGTTTGATGGCTGTGGCGTTGACTATGATGGTGAAGTACACTGAGATTGACCCCAACGCAGCGTATTCTGTTGCTTTTTCTCAGATTGGGATGAAATGGGCTAAGTACTTAGTTGGTATATGTGCTTTAAAGGGTATGACTACAAGCCTGCTTGTTGGTTCTCTAGGACAAGCTCGGTACACGACTCAGATTGCTCGGTCTCATATGATTCCTCCATGGTTTGCTTTGGTCCATCCGAAAACAGGAACTCCTATTAACGCTACTCTCCTTGTAACCATACTCAGCGCAGTTATCTCCTTTTTCACCAGCTTAGATGTTCTTTCAAGCGTTTTCTCCTTTGCTACACTCTTCATTTTCATGCTCGTGGCTGTAGCGTTGCTCGTGAGACGTTACTACGTCAAGGACGTAACTCCGGAGAGTGGCTTGTTGAAGTTTCTTGGTTTTCTGTTTCTGATTATTGCTTCTTCGGTTGGTGTATCAGCGTTGTGGAACGCAGGTGGTAGAAGCTGGATAGGTTACGCAGTGACTGGAGTCATATGGTTTATAGGGACTCTTGGTCTAGCATTGCTTCCTAAATACCGTGTTCCTAAGGTCTGGGGAGTCCCTCTTGTTCCGTGGCTGCCATCGTTTTCAATAGCCATGAACCTTTTCCTTATAGGATCACTAGGTTATGTAGCGT TGAGATTCATAATCTGTACTATGGTGATGCTTTTGTACTACGTATTCGTTGGTCTTCATGCAACTTATGATGTAGCTCATCAGCCCATGGAGGAAGCAAAGTTTGAAGAAGACAGTTAA
- the LOC130499245 gene encoding uncharacterized protein LOC130499245 isoform X1, with amino-acid sequence MVDFDRVHDMVTDAFVAHDEDEEPNIDAKKFYEMLNAANQPLYSGCREGLSKLSLAARMMNIKTDHNLPESCMNEWADLFKEYLPEDNVSADSYYEIQKLVYSLGLPSEMIDVCIDNCMIYWGNDEKLEECRFCKKPRFKPQGRGRNRVPYQRMWYLPITDRLKRLYQSEQTAGKMRWHAEHTQTDGEMTHPSDARAWKHFNKVYPEFASNIRNVYLGLCTDGFSPFGMSGRQYSLWPVFLTPYNLPPEMCMQRELLFLTILIPGPKHPKRSLDVFLQPLIKELKDLWSTGERTYDCSTKTNFTMRAMLLWTISDFPAYGMLSGWTTHGRLACPYCNGATDAFQLKNGRKTSWFDCHRRFLPIGHPYRRNKTLFRHKRVVRDTPPPYLTGEETEKQLDYYGVLETVPRGGNWHVPPNMPDSYGVHHNWHKKSIFWELPYWKDLLLRHNLDVMHIEKNFFENIMNTILNVPGKTKDNIKSRLDLPDICSRSELHINSNGQVPVPIFRLSSEKKSVLFNWVASEVKFPDGYVSNLSRCVEKGQKFSGMKSHDCHVFMQRLLPFAFAELLPTNVHEALAGIGAFFRDLSTRTLKVEVVEQLQENIPILLCNLEKIFPPGFFDVMEHLAVHLPYEALLRGPVHYGWMYQYERAMKYLKGKAKNLAKVEGSIIAGSLTEETSHFTSYYFASKVRTRKRAPRRYDDGGVAPTYAVAGVPDIFSQIGRLGGKSKEVWWSSEEDAHSAHTYILLNCEDPLIRYFESLFVSQVEETFPGISTTDVDKRKDQHFIKWLKSQVDFDDDADYPKWLHEVIQSPHVKVTTSQMYFTRGYTFHTYEYGRQRATSNYGICVKGETDFYGILTEIIEVEFPGILKLKCVLFKCEWFDPVVNRGVRFNKFGVVDVNGGRRYNKFEPFILASQADQVSYLPYPRMRESGINWLSVIKVTPRGRIISGEEPPLQEEQINEVEEPEQQIDDILLIDPHNHEYEDLTDDGTDEAVEDEFNENDDVSSDDENVSD; translated from the exons atggtagattttgatagggttcatgatatggtaactgatgcatttgtagctcatgatgaagatgaagaacctaacatagatgcaaaaaagttttatgaaatgttaaatgcggcgaatcaaccactttacagtggttgtagagaaggtctctctaaattgtcgttggctgctagaatgatgaatattaaaactgatcacaatctaccggaaagttgcatgaatgaatgggcagacttgttcaaagagtatttgccggaagacaatgtgtctgctgattcttattatgagattcagaaactggtgtatagtcttgggttgccttcggagatgatagatgtttgcatcgacaactgcatgatctactggggaaatgatgagaagttagaagaatgtcgattctgcaagaagccacgattcaagccgcaaggacggggacgtaatagggtaccgtaccaaaggatgtggtacctaccaattacagacagattgaaaagattgtaccaatcagagcagactgctggaaagatgagatggcatgccgagcatactcagacggatggtgagatgacacatccatcagatgcaagagcctggaaacattttaacaaagtatatccggaattcgctagcaatatccggaatgtgtatctcggattatgcacagatggatttagtccattcggaatgtcagggagacaatattcattgtggccagtctttcttacgccatacaacctgccaccggagatgtgcatgcaacgggagttgctattcttgaccatattaatacctggtccgaaacatcctaaaaggtcgctggatgttttcctgcaaccactgataaaagagttgaaggatttgtggtcaacaggggagaggacgtatgactgctcaacgaagacgaatttcacgatgcgagcgatgcttttgtggaccataagtgactttcctgcctatgggatgttgtcgggatggactacacatgggagattagcttgtccatattgtaatggagcgacagatgcgtttcaactgaagaatgggaggaagacaagttggttcgattgtcatcgtagatttcttcccattggccatccgtaccgaagaaacaagacattgtttaggcacaaaagggttgtgagagacactcctcctccatatttaactggagaagaaactgaaaagcaactcgattactatggagttttggaaacagttcctcgtggtggtaattggcatgttccccctaatatgcctgattcttacggtgttcatcacaactggcacaagaagagtatattttgggagttgccatattggaaggatcttcttctgcgccacaacctcgatgtgatgcatatagagaagaatttctttgagaacatcatgaatacaatattgaatgtcccggggaagacaaaagacaacataaaatcaaggttagacttgccggatatttgctcaagaagcgagttacatataaacagcaatgggcaagttcctgttccgatattcagattgtcttcagaaaaaaagtcggtgttgttcaactgggtagcatcagaagtgaaattccccgatgggtatgtttcaaatctgtctagatgcgttgaaaagggtcaaaagttctctgggatgaagagtcatgactgtcatgtctttatgcaacgactacttccctttgcttttgcggagctacttcctacaaacgtacatgaagcacttgcag gcattggagcatttttcagggatctgagcacccgcacccttaaagtagaagtcgtggaacagcttcaagagaacattcccatcttattgtgcaacttggagaagatatttcctcctgggttttttgacgtaatggagcatctagctgtccaccttccatatgaggcattgcttcgtggacctgtacattacggatggatgtatcagtatgagcgagccatgaaatatttgaagggaaaagcaaagaaccttgcaaaggttgaaggttctataattgctggaagtttgacggaagaaacttctcacttcacatcgtactactttgcgtcaaaagtacgtactcggaaaagagctccaaggagatatgatgatggtggtgtcgcgccaacatacgcagttgctggtgttccagacatctttagccagattgggcgactgggtggaaaatcaaaagaggtttggtggtcgagtgaagaagacgctcatagtgcacacacctatattctacttaattgtgaggatccattgattcgttattttgaaag cctatttgtttcacaagtcgaagaaacattccctggtatatccacaactgacgtagacaaaaggaaagatcaacactttataaaatggttgaagagtcag gttgattttgacgacgatgcagattatcctaagtggttacatgaagtaattcaatctccacatgtaaaggtcaccacttcacagatgtatttcacacgaggctatacttttcacacatatgagtatggtagacagcgggcaaccagtaactatggaatatgtgtgaaaggggaaaccgatttctacggtatcttgacagagattatcgaagtggaatttccagggatattgaagctgaaatgcgtcctcttcaaatgtgagtggttcgaccccgtcgtcaacagaggtgttcggtttaacaaattcggtgtagttgatgtcaatggtggaagaag gtacaacaaattcgagcctttcatcttagcttcacaagcagatcaagttagctaccttccataccctcggatgagagaatcgggaataaattggttatccgtgatcaaagttacacctcgaggacgaatcataagtggagaagaaccaccattgcaagaagaacagataaatgaagtcgaggaacctgaacaacaaattgatgacattcttctcattgatccgcataatcatgagtatgaagatcttaccgacgatggcacagatgaagctgttgaagacgagtttaatgaaaatgatgatgtttctagtgatgacgaaaatgtatctgattga